From Amaranthus tricolor cultivar Red isolate AtriRed21 chromosome 4, ASM2621246v1, whole genome shotgun sequence:
aatttaagctgatgaTTAAGGTCCCATAAtaagttatatactctaacattaaACACTATGTTCATTAATATGATCTCATACACCAGACTATTGAAACAAtgaacacaaaaacaaaaattaccaGCAAAATGGATGCCATATAGTAGACATTTTGGCCAGCACCGGTGTAAAGTCTTTCCTAATTCACTAATTCCTCCATGAATTGGGAATTTATACAAGCAGATATTAAACTACATGTGGGAATCGTAAATAATATCGTAAAACTGTGTTGACAGCATAGTAAGTAGTAAATCAGCAATACAGAAAGAGGGTCTTGAATTTGAATTACTATGCACTCAATGCCAAAACCTGACCTTATCATTGACATTAGCACCTTTGAGTCTCTGTGTGAAAATCCATCGTCCAGGAATGACAATGTACTGCCTCGAACCAATCTGATAAACGAAAGATTTACacatcaaaacaaaacaattgcCTTTTGATGAAGTGAAATTGTAATATATCGGAAAATCCATAATTATACCGCAAATTCTTgaatgagatggtctcaccgtgagacatgtctttatacttgggttaaatagcccaatagtAGAAACTTTTAGGTTATGGGCTTTATATTTTTGGgtcgtctcatcgtgagacggtCACATACATATACTCAACACACACATCAAATTGATCAATCTGTTAACCTTTATCAGGCTCAAACAATATAGAAGATTTCAACTTGCTAGAAAGTCATTAAAAATGCCCCTGAAGGCCAAAACAACCATACTAGCAACTAAAAACCATTCACCCACCATGTCAATAAAacctaacataaaataaaaacagaaaCCATCATCCAACTACCATCAAGACTCAAGAGCCATATAGAAATTGCCTGGATGAACACTCATCATACAACATTCTATCATCCGAATACCATTAGATGAGGTCTACCTAGGCTAAACTTGGGTCAGATGTACACGACCTTATAGCAAAAGTAGAAAGAATAACCTGCAACTTCATATTATTTGGATGCACAAAAGTTAATGAGCCAATTTGCAATAATGGGACTTGTCCAAGCAAATTGTGGTcgattttaggctatttttggaCCGAGCGAATTgcaaatttgaaaagaaaataagcCATCAAACTATGTTACACTATACAATTATATGGATGGGTATCAcataaaatcaatcaaaataacaaTTTTCACAATGAAacttaattaattgaaaattcaaAAGTTACCTACCATAACAACAGCAAAAATCTCTTCGCGGGCAGGAGGAGGGTCTTTCTTGGGGAAAAGTTTCTCACGAATAGCTTCATATTCAGGAGAACCAGGCTTAGGAATCTCAATGTCTTCAGGCAAAACGTCAGAAAGTTTAGGTCTATCAAATGGGGATCTTTTGAAAGTTTCTGGGTCAATGTCCTCCAAATCTGCTATACTTCTGGAGCCATTAGCAGCTACAGAAGAAAGGGAAAGCCTTTGAGAAAAGGGTAAAATGGGAGGAGAAATAAAATTGGAAAATGGTTTTGAAAAACTAAGTGGGTTTTGATTGTGAGAGTGTTTAATTGTTGCAAAGATTGAGGATGAACAAGAGAATGCCATTGTTGCAGAAGCCATTTTTGTTGAAGCTCTCTGGAGAGAAAAGAAGATTACCGTCTCTTGCTCTTGGAATTGAGAGGGTTTATCCTATCTTCTTTGGGTCAAATGACAAAAATAGCCATTGGAATTTCTCAAATATAATAttccattttttaaatttgatttttcaa
This genomic window contains:
- the LOC130810449 gene encoding 50S ribosomal protein L21, chloroplastic, whose translation is MASATMAFSCSSSIFATIKHSHNQNPLSFSKPFSNFISPPILPFSQRLSLSSVAANGSRSIADLEDIDPETFKRSPFDRPKLSDVLPEDIEIPKPGSPEYEAIREKLFPKKDPPPAREEIFAVVMIGSRQYIVIPGRWIFTQRLKGANVNDKIILNKVLLVGTKDSTYIGKPVVTNAAVHAVVEEQLLDDKVIVFKYKKKKNYRRTIGHRQPITRIKITGITGYEDYPASKLEAEAKAEAVSS